In Ruminococcaceae bacterium BL-6, a genomic segment contains:
- a CDS encoding protein of unknown function (Evidence 5 : Unknown function) — protein MPSTVTALAQMADHTATQITASHESWTDFLKTSAQLYKYPYHEQLMIYAQRPNATACAGYELWNEKMHRYIRRGSKGIALIDASGDRPGIRYVFDVSDTGSRDDSRRPFLWEYRPEHEDAVTAALELEYEVPGEKGLADQLEQIAGQLANEYWQEHQYDILHTVDGSFLEEYDEFNIGAQFRSAAAVSITYAVLSRCGLEPDEYFEHEDFLSIFDFNTPDTVTALGTAVSEQSERVLRQIEVTVKNYKREHLAERSATHGEQPDLQPERGLPDSQPDDHGADGEHRQIREDAEKLPEGTPSGAVQQPAAVGEVVPASAGDRADGHGSAGTRNTGTDEIGGRDGEPESLRPDALGGPHERPQSASRGNNPDGAYLQLSFFPSEQEQIQKIEEAESEKPSVFSMPTPQEPEKRSTAQADIDAAIQEWNGSTESKRAVAEHMREHARDKDTAAFLRTEYGDDLPAFPVTVGRTSTDLSWPKVQRRIAQLIRENRFYTQEEQTAPPDLSSQPITHTGDTVENGITFHNVVLTLSGEQREDVQRVIPDSTAIPLPYKIGDTVYLDNKLFEITDIGSSDVQLRDSALAYPIFRAESRENFESLVTPGFPERPYYRIPRCGSGTHGRRSARSPDLRPAGTAG, from the coding sequence ATGCCAAGCACGGTAACGGCTCTGGCACAGATGGCCGACCACACGGCGACGCAGATCACCGCCAGTCACGAAAGTTGGACGGATTTTCTGAAAACCTCCGCGCAACTTTACAAATATCCGTATCACGAGCAGCTCATGATCTATGCCCAGCGCCCCAACGCTACGGCCTGTGCCGGATATGAGCTTTGGAATGAAAAAATGCACCGGTACATCCGGCGCGGCAGCAAGGGAATCGCGCTCATCGACGCCTCCGGCGACAGGCCGGGAATCCGGTACGTCTTTGATGTCTCCGACACAGGCAGCCGGGACGATTCCCGCCGCCCGTTCCTTTGGGAGTACCGGCCGGAGCATGAGGACGCGGTTACGGCGGCATTGGAACTGGAGTATGAGGTTCCCGGCGAAAAAGGCCTTGCCGACCAGTTGGAGCAGATCGCCGGACAGTTGGCAAACGAATATTGGCAGGAGCATCAGTACGACATCCTCCACACCGTTGACGGCAGCTTTTTAGAAGAATATGATGAGTTCAACATCGGAGCACAGTTTCGAAGCGCCGCAGCCGTCAGTATTACCTATGCGGTTTTGTCCCGCTGCGGACTGGAACCCGACGAATACTTTGAGCATGAGGATTTTCTGAGCATCTTCGATTTCAACACGCCCGATACCGTCACCGCACTCGGCACGGCGGTCAGCGAACAGTCGGAACGGGTGCTGCGGCAGATTGAAGTTACCGTCAAAAATTACAAACGCGAACATCTCGCGGAAAGGAGCGCCACACATGGAGAACAACCTGACTTACAGCCGGAACGGGGATTACCTGATTCCCAACCTGACGATCACGGAGCCGACGGAGAGCATCGGCAAATACGGGAGGATGCGGAAAAATTACCTGAAGGAACACCGTCCGGTGCTGTACAACAGCCTGCTGCTGTCGGAGAAGTTGTACCCGCATCTGCTGGAGATCGAGCGGACGGCCACGGCTCGGCTGGAACGCGCAATACCGGAACTGATGAAATCGGCGGGCGTGACGGAGAGCCTGAAAGCCTCCGACCCGATGCGCTGGGTGGGCCTCATGAACGACCTCAAAGCGCAAGCCGAGGAAATAATCCGGACGGAGCTTATCTACAGCTAAGTTTCTTCCCGTCAGAGCAGGAGCAGATACAGAAAATTGAGGAAGCGGAGAGCGAAAAGCCCTCCGTTTTTTCTATGCCCACGCCGCAGGAGCCGGAAAAACGCAGTACGGCCCAAGCCGACATTGATGCCGCCATTCAGGAGTGGAACGGCAGTACTGAAAGTAAACGGGCCGTTGCCGAGCATATGCGGGAACATGCCCGCGACAAGGACACGGCGGCTTTTCTGCGTACCGAGTACGGCGACGATCTCCCGGCTTTTCCCGTAACCGTGGGCCGCACATCGACGGATTTGTCGTGGCCGAAGGTGCAGCGGCGAATCGCCCAGCTCATCCGGGAGAATCGGTTTTACACGCAGGAAGAACAGACAGCGCCGCCGGATCTGAGCAGCCAACCGATCACCCACACCGGAGACACCGTTGAGAACGGCATCACTTTCCATAATGTGGTCTTGACGCTTTCCGGTGAGCAGCGGGAGGATGTACAGCGGGTGATTCCCGACAGCACCGCAATCCCTCTGCCATACAAGATTGGTGATACGGTGTATCTGGACAATAAGCTCTTTGAGATAACTGACATCGGCAGTTCGGACGTTCAGCTCCGCGACTCGGCGCTTGCCTATCCCATTTTCCGCGCCGAGAGCCGGGAGAACTTTGAAAGCCTTGTTACGCCGGGATTCCCGGAACGGCCCTATTACCGAATTCCTCGCTGTGGATCTGGAACACACGGACGCCGATCTGCGCGAAGCCCTGACCTCCGGCCTGCTGGAACAGCGGGATAA
- a CDS encoding conserved protein of unknown function (Evidence 4 : Unknown function but conserved in other organisms) yields the protein MFTNDEINLMCIYNTGTRDGLITELEQMRGYLGAEETELLALTDFALGKLRNMSDAEYASLDLFPDFDE from the coding sequence ATGTTTACCAACGACGAAATCAACCTGATGTGCATTTACAATACCGGAACGCGGGATGGCCTGATCACGGAGCTTGAGCAGATGCGCGGCTATCTCGGCGCGGAGGAAACGGAGCTTCTGGCTCTGACGGATTTCGCGCTGGGTAAGCTCCGAAATATGAGCGATGCTGAATATGCCTCGCTCGATTTATTCCCGGATTTCGACGAATAA
- a CDS encoding TnpV protein, which translates to MENNLTYSRNGDYLIPNLTITEPTESIGKYGRMRKNYLKEHRPVLYNSLLLSEKLYPHLLEIERTATARLERAIPELMKSAGVTESLKASDPMRWVGLMNDLKAQAEEIIRTELIYS; encoded by the coding sequence ATGGAGAACAACCTGACTTACAGCCGGAACGGGGATTACCTGATTCCCAACCTGACGATCACGGAGCCGACGGAGAGCATCGGCAAATACGGGAGGATGCGGAAAAATTACCTGAAGGAACACCGTCCGGTGCTGTACAACAGCCTGCTGCTGTCGGAGAAGTTGTACCCGCATCTGCTGGAGATCGAGCGGACGGCCACGGCTCGGCTGGAACGCGCAATACCGGAACTGATGAAATCGGCGGGCGTGACGGAGAGCCTGAAAGCCTCCGACCCGATGCGCTGGGTGGGCCTCATGAACGACCTCAAAGCGCAAGCCGAGGAAATAATCCGGACGGAGCTTATCTACAGCTAA
- a CDS encoding DNA primase (Bacterial type) translates to MAEKNKERLKEITDSIEQGIKDLFRSDQYAQYLRTMSRFHRYSVNNTMLIYMQKPDATLVAGFNKWRDQFSRNVMRGEKGIKIIAPTPFKKKIEEEKLDPDTKIPMLDADGKVIMEEKEIKIPMYKVVSVFDVSQTDGKPLPTLANDLTGNVKQYEIFIEALRRSSPVSLAFEAMEPNTDGYFSEKDQRIAIRTGMSEVQTVSAAVHEITHATLHNYERSRLAAAKDDETAEPPKPKDRRTEEVEAESVSYAVCQYYGIQTGENSFGYIASWSKGKELPELRASLETINKTASGLISDIDRNFAEIVKERGIDLNQQERAVVEPDKTTPVQAVVSETQVTPVSESSEPAPEKNEDTASVRSGQPKAADMLPDTPAQALDEYPMPDSELTVADLEACGYLDGDLLPLSKDRALEFFEQDLTVYMIEDGGASMAFDPDEIQAHSGLFAVSREEWEESREFSAAIEDRMKHQEQREAAFLKTSQDAFAIYQVKDGDELRDIRFEPLSWLESKGISVDHGNYDLAYTAPLTDTGNTEEKLAVLWDRFNNDHPADYHRPSLSVSDIVALKQNGVVSCHYVDSFGFQEIPAFLKPENYLKNAEMAVEDDYDMIDGIIDNGKNPTVAELEQQAETGQPISLLELAEASRREHDEKKKSVVEQLRNQPVSREHKKTAPDRGAEMER, encoded by the coding sequence ATGGCTGAAAAAAATAAGGAGCGCCTGAAAGAGATCACCGACAGCATCGAACAGGGTATCAAAGACTTGTTCCGGAGCGACCAATACGCGCAGTATCTCCGTACTATGTCCCGGTTCCACCGCTATTCCGTCAACAATACCATGCTCATCTACATGCAGAAGCCGGACGCAACCCTTGTAGCCGGGTTCAACAAATGGCGCGATCAGTTCAGCCGGAACGTCATGCGGGGCGAAAAAGGGATTAAAATCATTGCACCCACACCATTCAAAAAGAAAATCGAGGAAGAAAAACTCGACCCGGACACCAAGATTCCCATGCTGGACGCGGACGGCAAGGTCATCATGGAGGAAAAGGAAATCAAAATCCCCATGTACAAAGTAGTTTCCGTGTTCGACGTTTCGCAAACCGATGGGAAACCTTTGCCGACGTTGGCCAATGACCTCACGGGGAATGTGAAACAATATGAGATTTTCATAGAGGCGCTGCGGCGTTCGTCCCCCGTTTCGCTTGCTTTCGAGGCGATGGAACCGAATACGGACGGCTATTTCAGCGAAAAAGATCAGCGTATCGCCATTCGGACGGGTATGAGCGAGGTGCAGACCGTCTCCGCAGCCGTCCATGAGATCACCCACGCCACGCTGCACAACTACGAACGGTCCCGGCTTGCCGCTGCCAAGGACGACGAAACCGCCGAGCCGCCCAAACCGAAGGACCGTCGCACCGAGGAAGTGGAGGCCGAGAGCGTTTCCTACGCCGTCTGCCAGTATTACGGCATTCAGACCGGTGAAAACAGCTTCGGCTATATCGCCTCTTGGAGCAAAGGCAAGGAGCTGCCGGAGTTGCGGGCCTCTCTGGAAACGATCAATAAAACCGCTTCCGGCCTGATCTCCGACATTGACCGCAATTTTGCCGAGATCGTCAAGGAACGCGGCATTGACCTCAATCAACAGGAACGGGCCGTGGTGGAACCGGATAAAACTACTCCGGTACAGGCTGTCGTCTCGGAAACACAGGTCACACCCGTATCGGAATCTTCGGAACCCGCTCCGGAAAAAAATGAAGATACAGCTTCCGTGCGGTCAGGCCAGCCAAAAGCGGCCGATATGCTGCCGGACACCCCGGCACAAGCCCTCGATGAATACCCCATGCCGGATTCGGAACTGACCGTGGCCGATCTGGAAGCCTGCGGGTATCTGGACGGCGACCTGCTGCCCCTCTCCAAAGACCGGGCGCTGGAGTTTTTCGAGCAGGACCTCACCGTTTACATGATTGAAGACGGCGGCGCAAGCATGGCGTTCGACCCGGATGAGATTCAGGCCCACAGCGGCCTGTTCGCTGTGAGCCGCGAGGAATGGGAGGAAAGCCGGGAATTTTCCGCAGCCATAGAGGACCGGATGAAGCATCAGGAGCAGCGGGAAGCCGCCTTTTTGAAAACCTCTCAGGACGCTTTCGCCATTTATCAGGTGAAGGACGGCGACGAACTGCGTGACATCCGGTTTGAACCGCTCAGTTGGCTGGAATCCAAAGGTATTTCCGTGGATCACGGCAATTATGATCTTGCCTATACCGCTCCGCTTACCGATACCGGAAATACGGAGGAAAAGCTGGCCGTTTTGTGGGACAGATTCAACAACGATCACCCCGCCGATTATCACAGGCCGAGCCTGTCCGTCAGTGACATCGTTGCCTTAAAGCAGAACGGCGTTGTATCCTGTCATTACGTGGACAGCTTCGGTTTTCAGGAGATTCCGGCCTTTCTGAAACCGGAAAACTACCTGAAAAACGCGGAAATGGCGGTGGAAGATGATTATGACATGATCGACGGCATCATCGACAACGGAAAAAACCCCACCGTCGCGGAGCTGGAGCAGCAGGCCGAAACCGGCCAGCCGATCTCCCTTCTGGAGCTTGCCGAGGCGTCGCGGCGGGAACATGACGAAAAGAAAAAATCCGTTGTGGAACAGCTCAGAAATCAGCCGGTCAGCCGCGAACACAAAAAAACAGCGCCCGACAGAGGCGCAGAAATGGAGCGGTGA
- a CDS encoding DNA topoisomerase III, with product MKLVISEKPSVAQSIAAVIGANQRGDGYLEGSGYLVSWCLGHLAELASADAYDEKYAKWRREDLPILPGNWRFTVSGEKQKQFAILRALMLRDDVDEVVNACDAGREGELIFRTVYDMAGCSKPMKRLWISSMEDEAIRQGFADLKPGRNYDGLHQSALCRSKADWLVGINATRLFSVLYHRTLNVGRVMSPTLALIVQREAEISAFQPEPFYTVSLDCGGFTATGDKLKQKPEAESVASACKGKAATVKAVERKEKTEKAPALYDLTTLQRDANRLLGYTAQQTLDYLQSLYEKKLCTYPRTDSRFLTNDMERTVPALASVAAAICGADVPENLSAGPICDSARVSDHHAVVPTSEAGKADTSALPAGEREILRLVSRQLLCAVSEPHQYAETAVTLDCAGYSFAAKGKTILVPSWKAYLQEQADKPLPELTEGQSVPVASVSVKEGKTSPPKHYTEDTLLSAMETAGAKDMPEDAERKGLGTPATRAAILEKLVTTGFVERKKAKKTVNLIPSQVGVSLVTVLPEQLQSPLLTAEWENRLKQVERGELEPDAFMNGISSMLLELIKTYTPVKGAEVLFPSGREIIGKCPRCGGGVTESKKGFFCENDGCRFGIWKDNRFFAAKKKTLTKAVAAALLKDGRVRLTGCYSEKTGKTYDATVILEDTGERVNFKLEFDSGAKKRGGSWNLPNMNGRRSSAITRKKRRPVFTRTIKSLSKSSNGSRRNTPTK from the coding sequence TTGAAACTTGTAATCAGCGAAAAGCCCTCAGTTGCTCAAAGTATCGCCGCCGTGATCGGCGCGAATCAGCGCGGCGACGGGTATCTGGAGGGCAGCGGCTACCTCGTTTCGTGGTGCCTCGGCCATCTCGCGGAGCTGGCAAGCGCCGACGCCTACGATGAAAAATACGCCAAATGGCGGCGCGAAGATTTACCTATTCTGCCGGGAAACTGGCGGTTCACCGTAAGCGGGGAAAAACAAAAGCAGTTTGCTATTCTCCGCGCCCTGATGCTCCGCGACGATGTGGATGAAGTCGTCAACGCCTGCGACGCCGGACGCGAGGGTGAACTGATCTTCCGCACCGTGTACGACATGGCAGGCTGCTCCAAGCCGATGAAACGGCTCTGGATTTCCTCAATGGAGGACGAGGCCATCCGTCAGGGCTTTGCCGATCTAAAACCGGGCCGGAATTACGACGGGCTGCATCAGTCCGCGCTCTGCCGCTCCAAAGCCGACTGGCTGGTGGGTATCAACGCCACGCGCCTGTTCAGTGTCCTTTACCATCGCACTCTGAATGTCGGGCGCGTCATGTCCCCGACGCTGGCCCTCATCGTGCAGCGGGAAGCGGAGATTTCCGCATTTCAGCCGGAGCCGTTCTATACGGTCAGCCTCGACTGCGGCGGATTCACCGCCACCGGCGACAAGCTCAAACAGAAACCGGAGGCCGAATCGGTTGCCTCAGCCTGCAAAGGGAAAGCGGCTACCGTCAAAGCTGTGGAGCGAAAAGAAAAAACTGAAAAGGCTCCCGCGCTCTATGACCTGACCACCCTCCAGCGCGACGCCAACCGTCTGCTCGGCTATACGGCCCAGCAGACGCTCGACTATCTGCAATCGCTCTATGAAAAAAAGCTCTGCACTTATCCCCGCACCGACAGCCGGTTTCTGACGAATGACATGGAAAGGACCGTCCCGGCGCTTGCCTCTGTTGCCGCCGCGATCTGCGGCGCGGATGTTCCCGAAAACCTCAGCGCCGGTCCGATCTGCGACAGCGCGAGGGTCAGCGACCATCACGCCGTCGTTCCCACCTCCGAAGCGGGCAAAGCGGACACTTCCGCGCTGCCTGCCGGGGAACGAGAAATTCTGCGGCTTGTTTCCCGTCAGCTTCTTTGCGCGGTCAGTGAGCCGCACCAATATGCCGAAACCGCCGTCACGCTGGACTGCGCCGGGTATAGCTTTGCCGCCAAGGGCAAGACGATCCTCGTTCCCAGCTGGAAAGCCTATTTGCAGGAACAGGCAGATAAGCCATTACCCGAACTGACAGAAGGGCAAAGTGTCCCGGTTGCCTCCGTTTCCGTCAAAGAGGGAAAAACCTCGCCGCCCAAGCATTACACGGAGGATACTCTGCTTTCCGCGATGGAGACGGCGGGCGCGAAGGATATGCCGGAGGATGCGGAGCGCAAGGGCCTCGGCACCCCCGCCACCCGCGCGGCCATTCTGGAAAAGCTCGTTACTACCGGATTCGTGGAACGGAAAAAGGCCAAGAAAACCGTCAACCTCATCCCGTCTCAGGTCGGCGTGTCGCTCGTCACCGTTCTGCCGGAGCAACTCCAATCCCCGCTGCTGACCGCCGAATGGGAAAACCGGCTCAAGCAGGTGGAGCGCGGCGAGTTGGAACCGGACGCTTTTATGAACGGGATTTCTTCCATGCTCTTGGAACTTATAAAAACATATACGCCGGTCAAGGGTGCGGAGGTGCTGTTTCCTTCCGGGCGCGAAATAATCGGCAAATGCCCCCGCTGCGGCGGCGGCGTGACCGAGAGTAAGAAAGGCTTTTTCTGCGAAAACGACGGTTGCAGGTTCGGAATTTGGAAAGACAACCGATTCTTCGCCGCCAAGAAAAAGACGCTGACAAAAGCCGTCGCCGCAGCACTCCTGAAGGACGGGCGCGTAAGGCTCACCGGCTGCTATTCCGAAAAAACCGGCAAGACTTACGACGCGACGGTGATTTTAGAGGATACCGGGGAACGCGTCAATTTCAAACTGGAATTTGATTCGGGGGCGAAAAAGCGAGGCGGATCATGGAACTTACCAAATATGAACGGGAGACGATCATCAGCTATAACGAGGAAGAAGCGACGGCCAGTGTTTACACGCACAATAAAAAGCTTATCCAAAAGCTCAAACGGCTCTCGGAGAAATACCCCGACAAAGTGA
- a CDS encoding DJ-1_PfpI domain-containing protein: MIVILENKKIVLFFLLDGYADWETGYTSAKLHNLGYTVHTISLKLSAVKSQGNFLTSIDDSLDTFHDYQNLAALLLIGGTGWGDQHLIKGYDRNLYDENASKDIKRFIDHSLSIPNVMVAAICDGATFMADNGYLDEIPHTGNSLTHLIEKAPGYEGKEFFQEKQAVSSDRIITANGTAPLEFSREILVSLNELGSKEKVNEWYVLNKRGSFPS; the protein is encoded by the coding sequence GTGATCGTGATTCTGGAAAATAAAAAAATAGTTCTATTCTTTTTACTTGATGGGTATGCAGACTGGGAAACTGGTTATACAAGTGCCAAACTTCATAATTTGGGATACACTGTCCATACAATTTCTTTAAAATTGTCGGCTGTCAAGTCGCAAGGAAATTTTCTGACATCTATTGACGATTCGTTGGATACATTCCACGATTATCAAAATCTAGCGGCGCTGCTTTTGATTGGCGGCACTGGCTGGGGAGATCAGCATTTAATAAAGGGATATGATAGAAACCTATATGATGAGAATGCCAGTAAAGACATAAAGAGGTTTATTGATCATAGTCTTTCCATTCCAAACGTTATGGTTGCTGCTATTTGTGACGGAGCAACTTTTATGGCTGACAATGGCTATTTAGATGAAATCCCACATACAGGAAACTCTCTTACACATTTAATTGAAAAAGCTCCGGGATACGAAGGTAAAGAGTTCTTTCAAGAAAAGCAGGCAGTTTCCAGCGATAGAATTATTACAGCAAACGGAACTGCGCCTTTAGAATTCTCTCGTGAAATTTTGGTTTCACTTAATGAATTAGGAAGCAAAGAGAAAGTAAATGAATGGTATGTGCTGAATAAAAGAGGAAGCTTTCCGTCGTGA
- a CDS encoding Immunoglobulin, whose amino-acid sequence MELTKYERETIISYNEEEATASVYTHNKKLIQKLKRLSEKYPDKVKPERPEHRGAVSYLVPKRCISVREPYSDRRRETDSLRAKTAKIRPPDRSIRSENE is encoded by the coding sequence ATGGAACTTACCAAATATGAACGGGAGACGATCATCAGCTATAACGAGGAAGAAGCGACGGCCAGTGTTTACACGCACAATAAAAAGCTTATCCAAAAGCTCAAACGGCTCTCGGAGAAATACCCCGACAAAGTGAAACCCGAGCGCCCGGAGCATCGCGGGGCCGTCAGCTACCTTGTCCCCAAACGCTGTATTTCCGTCCGGGAACCGTACAGCGACCGGCGGCGCGAAACCGACAGTTTGCGGGCCAAAACCGCGAAAATACGTCCTCCCGACAGGAGCATACGCTCCGAAAATGAATAG